A genomic segment from Eubalaena glacialis isolate mEubGla1 chromosome 16, mEubGla1.1.hap2.+ XY, whole genome shotgun sequence encodes:
- the KCTD12 gene encoding BTB/POZ domain-containing protein KCTD12, which translates to MALADSTRGLPNGGGGGGSGSSSSSAEPPLFPDIVELNVGGQVYVTRRCTVVSVPDSVLWRMFTQQQPQELARDSKGRFFLDRDGFLFRYILDYLRDLQLVLPDYFPERSRLQREAEYFELPELVRRLGEPQQPGPGPPPPHSRRGVQKEGSLGDELLPLGYAEPEQQEGASAGAPSPTLEVASRSPSGGAAGPLLTPSQSLDGSRRSGYITIGYRGSYTIGRDAQADAKFRRVARITVCGKTSLAKEVFGDTLNESRDPDRPPERYTSRYYLKFNFLEQAFDKLSESGFHMVACSSTGTCAFASSTDQNEDKIWTSYTEYVFCRE; encoded by the coding sequence ATGGCTCTGGCGGACAGCACTCGTGGACTACCCAACGGGGGTGGTGGCGGAGGCAGCGGCTCCTCGTCGTCCTCGGCTGAGCCGCCGCTCTTTCCCGACATCGTGGAGCTGAACGTGGGGGGCCAGGTGTATGTGACCCGGCGCTGCACGGTGGTGTCGGTTCCCGACTCGGTGCTCTGGCGCATGTTCACGCAGCAGCAGCCGCAGGAGCTGGCCCGGGACAGCAAAGGCCGCTTCTTTCTAGACCGAGACGGCTTCCTCTTCCGCTACATCTTGGATTACCTGCGGGACTTGCAGCTCGTGCTGCCTGACTACTTCCCCGAGCGCAGCCGGCTGCAGCGCGAGGCCGAGTACTTCGAGCTGCCGGAGCTCGTGCGCCGCCTCGGGGAGCCCCAGCAGCCCGGccccgggccgccgccgccgcactCGCGGCGCGGGGTGCAGAAGGAGGGCTCGCTGGGCGACGAGCTGCTGCCGCTCGGCTACGCGGAGCCTGAGCAGCAGGAGGGCGCCTCGGCTGGGGCGCCGTCGCCCACCCTGGAGGTGGCTAGCCGCAGCCCGTCGGGGGGCGCGGCGGGCCCGCTGCTCACGCCGTCCCAGTCGTTGGACGGCAGCCGACGCTCGGGCTACATCACCATCGGCTACCGCGGCTCCTACACCATCGGGCGGGACGCGCAGGCGGACGCCAAGTTCCGGCGAGTGGCGCGCATCACCGTGTGCGGCAAGACATCGCTGGCCAAGGAGGTGTTTGGGGACACCCTGAACGAGAGCCGGGACCCCGACCGGCCTCCGGAGCGCTACACCTCGCGCTATTACCTCAAGTTCAACTTCCTGGAGCAGGCCTTCGACAAGCTGTCCGAGTCGGGCTTCCACATGGTGGCGTGCAGTTCCACGGGCACCTGCGCCTTCGCCAGCAGCACCGACCAGAACGAGGACAAGATCTGGACCAGCTACACCGAGTACGTCTTCTGCAGGGAGTGA